The following is a genomic window from Alkaliphilus sp. B6464.
AATCCTTCATAGATTAATCCACCAATAACAGCTCCTCTAAGAGGACCACTCATTTTATCCCAAGTTACTGGAGGTCCTGCATGTAAAATTGTTTTTTTAGTCATTCCAGGTACTATTTCTCCAGCAGTACCTATTCCAACAAGGGTTGGTTGAGCACTTAAAATTCGCTCAAGAGCCTCTTGATTGCCCTTATCAATTCTTTCTTGAATCATTCCATCATCTCCTTTGACTAGTTGACAATTATTTCCCTGTAAATAATATATAGTTATTTCTATTATTTTTTTAATTTAGCTAATAAGGATATCATTTTTTTATTTCCACCAGCTGGAGGTCTCCAATCCACATGAACCACCTTAATATTTTGTGCCTTTAAATCCTTTGCAAAGGATTCTAACCCTAGGTTAATCACTTTTACTTCCTTACCAAAAAATTTATTGATCATGATTCACCCTTCCTCTACTGAATATTCTTTAAAATCTTTGATACAAATCTTACTGCTTGAGCATTAGATGGCATAACTACAAAGCCTGCTTCTATTAACCTCTGTTCTTGATTCACTAAGTCCTGTGGATCTCCCTCTGTTCCACAAACAGAAGCAACCCATATAACTTCATTGCCTTGTTCCTTTAAAATTGCCTTTGCCTTTTCAATACTTGGAATCATCTCTCCCACAGGATCAATATGAGACCCATATCCTAATACAAAATCCATTAGAATAACTGCAATACTTCCATCTTTGGCTTCAACTACTAATCTTTCCTGTCTACCTGAAGGATCTATCATAGGATGAGCTTTACCTACTGTAAATACATCGTCCCCTAAGTCAATACAAGTATGTTTTTTACTTATATGTATATCTTCAAGTAAAAATTCAGACTTTAATGGTATATTAGAATAGATTCCATCTAATTCATTAAATAATAGTTTCATAGCTTCATCGCAAAGTGTTCCTCCAGTATAAATTCCTCTCAAATATTTTTGATCTGGTTGTAATTTAGCTATTTCTTTATTTACAAGATCTTCAACTTTCTCTTCTGCTATTTCAAAACCAAGCATATCCCTTGGTTCTTCCCCATTAGCTAATGCAACTGCCTTATAAGCTGTATCCTCTAATGTGTATCCTGGCACTCCACCGTATTGTCTAATTGTATCTGGGTCTCCTCCTATAAAGTCTACTACGAAGGGTTTACCACATTCCTTTGCCAATGCTAACACCTTTTCAGCAATTTCTGCTGCTGGTGGCTTAGAAATAAGTACAATTACATTTGTTAATGGGTCTTCGCTTAGAGCCTTAATAGCCTCTATCATCATAATCCCACCAATGTCTTTGCTTAAATCTCTTCCACCTGTACCTATTACCTGACTAACTCCAGCTCCTAGCTTATCTATAATTACACTTACTTCTTGTGTACCTGTGCCTGATGCCCCTACAATTCCTATGGAACCTTGCTTTATTACGTTTGCAAATGCCAACGGAACATTATT
Proteins encoded in this region:
- a CDS encoding fdrA domain protein, translated to MINKFFGKEVKVINLGLESFAKDLKAQNIKVVHVDWRPPAGGNKKMISLLAKLKK
- the fdrA gene encoding acyl-CoA synthetase FdrA, which gives rise to MHLNVEVRKNTYYDSVALMLISKEVKQMEVVNEVLVGMGTDLNKELAENLGLANNAVRQLGVNDFFVSVLTEDKDDFHQVIEKVNQLLNQKKEASSGEYKPPTFDAAVKYAPDSNFVLISLPGKYAFDEAKKALDKNMHVMLFSDNIKVEEEKKLKEIAREKGLLVMGPDCGTAIINNVPLAFANVIKQGSIGIVGASGTGTQEVSVIIDKLGAGVSQVIGTGGRDLSKDIGGIMMIEAIKALSEDPLTNVIVLISKPPAAEIAEKVLALAKECGKPFVVDFIGGDPDTIRQYGGVPGYTLEDTAYKAVALANGEEPRDMLGFEIAEEKVEDLVNKEIAKLQPDQKYLRGIYTGGTLCDEAMKLLFNELDGIYSNIPLKSEFLLEDIHISKKHTCIDLGDDVFTVGKAHPMIDPSGRQERLVVEAKDGSIAVILMDFVLGYGSHIDPVGEMIPSIEKAKAILKEQGNEVIWVASVCGTEGDPQDLVNQEQRLIEAGFVVMPSNAQAVRFVSKILKNIQ